The Cyanobacteria bacterium QS_8_64_29 genome includes a window with the following:
- a CDS encoding cytochrome B6-F complex subunit VI, whose product MAAVATFLGIAAGLTAIAMGSYFALRAAKMI is encoded by the coding sequence ATGGCTGCCGTCGCCACTTTTTTGGGCATTGCCGCCGGCCTGACCGCGATCGCCATGGGCAGCTACTTTGCCCTGCGCGCCGCCAAGATGATTTGA